The proteins below are encoded in one region of Lagenorhynchus albirostris chromosome 7, mLagAlb1.1, whole genome shotgun sequence:
- the ASPN gene encoding asporin isoform X1 — translation MVENSTFRRTYSLLTRVNGASPQEIVAPDYFEVLDRSPTQDDMKEYVLLVFLTLCSAKPLFHPSYLTLKNMMLKDMEDEGDSDANNSLFPTREPINPFFPFDLFPTCPFGCQCYSRVVHCSDLGLSSVPSNIPFDTRMVDLQNNKIMEIKENDFKGLISLYALILNNNKLTKIHPKAFQTTKKLRRLYLSHNQLSEIPLNLPKSLAELRIHDNKVKKIQKETFKGMNSLHVLEMSANPLDNNGIEPGAFEGVTVFHIRIAEAKLTSIPKELPSTLLELHLDYNKISTVELEDFKRYKDLQRLGLGNNRITDIENGSLANIPRVREIHLENNKLKKIPSGLQELKYLQIIFLHSNSITKVGVNDFCPTVPKMKKSLYSAISLFNNPVKYWEVQPATFRCVLSRMSVQLGNFRK, via the exons ATGGTGGAAAATTCTACTTTCAGGAGAACTTACTCTCTTCTTACAAG AGTAAATGGTGCTAGCCCTCAAGAAATTGTGGCTCCAGACTATTTTGAAG TTCTAGACCGGTCCCCTACACAGGACGACATGAAGGAGTATGTGCTCCTAGTGTTCTTGACTTTGTGCTCTGCCAAACCCTTATTTCACCCTTCGTACCTGACACTGAAGAATATGATGCTGAAGGACATGGAAGACGAAGGTGACAGTGATGCTAACAACTCTCTTTTCCCAACAAGAGAGCCAATTAACCCCTTCTTCCCATTCGATCTGTTTCCAACATGTCCGTTTGGATGCCAGTGCTACTCGAGAGTTGTACACTGTTCTGATCTAG GTTTGTCCTCTGTCCCAAGCAATATTCCATTTGATACCCGAATGGTTGAccttcaaaacaataaaattatggaaatcaaagaaaatgattttaaaggaCTCATCTCACTTTAT GCTTTGATTCTGAACAACAACAAACTAACAAAGATTCACCCCAAAGCCTTTCAAACCACAAAGAAGTTGCGAAGGCTATATCTGTCCCACAATCAACTAAGTGAAATACCACTTAATCTTCCCAAATCGTTAGCAGAACTCAGAATTCATGAcaataaagttaagaaaatacaaaaggaGACATTCAAAGGAATGAATTCTTTACATGTGCTAG AAATGAGTGCAAACCCTCTTGATAACAATGGGATTGAACCAGGGGCATTTGAAGGGGTAACAGTGTTTCATATCAGAATTGCAGAAGCAAAACTGACCTCAATTCCTAAAG AACTACCTTCAACTTTACTGGAGCTACATTTAGACTATAATAAAATTTCAACTGTGGAACTAGAGGATTTTAAACGATACAAAGATCTGCAAAG gCTGGGTCTAGGAAACAACAGAATCACAGATATCGAAAATGGAAGTCTTGCTAACATACCACGTGTGAGAGAAATACACTTGGAAaacaataaactgaaaaaaatccctTCAGGATTACAAGAGTTGAAATACCTCCAG ATAATCTTCCTTCATTCTAATTCAATTACGAAAGTGGGAGTGAATGACTTCTGCCCCACAGTGCCAAAGATGAAGAAGTCTTTATACAGTGCAATAAGTTTATTCAACAACCCAGTGAAGTATTGGGAAGTACAACCTGCAACATTTCGTTGTGTTTTGAGCAGAATGAGTGTTCAGCTTGGGAACTTCAGAAAGTAA
- the ASPN gene encoding asporin isoform X2: protein MKEYVLLVFLTLCSAKPLFHPSYLTLKNMMLKDMEDEGDSDANNSLFPTREPINPFFPFDLFPTCPFGCQCYSRVVHCSDLGLSSVPSNIPFDTRMVDLQNNKIMEIKENDFKGLISLYALILNNNKLTKIHPKAFQTTKKLRRLYLSHNQLSEIPLNLPKSLAELRIHDNKVKKIQKETFKGMNSLHVLEMSANPLDNNGIEPGAFEGVTVFHIRIAEAKLTSIPKELPSTLLELHLDYNKISTVELEDFKRYKDLQRLGLGNNRITDIENGSLANIPRVREIHLENNKLKKIPSGLQELKYLQIIFLHSNSITKVGVNDFCPTVPKMKKSLYSAISLFNNPVKYWEVQPATFRCVLSRMSVQLGNFRK, encoded by the exons ATGAAGGAGTATGTGCTCCTAGTGTTCTTGACTTTGTGCTCTGCCAAACCCTTATTTCACCCTTCGTACCTGACACTGAAGAATATGATGCTGAAGGACATGGAAGACGAAGGTGACAGTGATGCTAACAACTCTCTTTTCCCAACAAGAGAGCCAATTAACCCCTTCTTCCCATTCGATCTGTTTCCAACATGTCCGTTTGGATGCCAGTGCTACTCGAGAGTTGTACACTGTTCTGATCTAG GTTTGTCCTCTGTCCCAAGCAATATTCCATTTGATACCCGAATGGTTGAccttcaaaacaataaaattatggaaatcaaagaaaatgattttaaaggaCTCATCTCACTTTAT GCTTTGATTCTGAACAACAACAAACTAACAAAGATTCACCCCAAAGCCTTTCAAACCACAAAGAAGTTGCGAAGGCTATATCTGTCCCACAATCAACTAAGTGAAATACCACTTAATCTTCCCAAATCGTTAGCAGAACTCAGAATTCATGAcaataaagttaagaaaatacaaaaggaGACATTCAAAGGAATGAATTCTTTACATGTGCTAG AAATGAGTGCAAACCCTCTTGATAACAATGGGATTGAACCAGGGGCATTTGAAGGGGTAACAGTGTTTCATATCAGAATTGCAGAAGCAAAACTGACCTCAATTCCTAAAG AACTACCTTCAACTTTACTGGAGCTACATTTAGACTATAATAAAATTTCAACTGTGGAACTAGAGGATTTTAAACGATACAAAGATCTGCAAAG gCTGGGTCTAGGAAACAACAGAATCACAGATATCGAAAATGGAAGTCTTGCTAACATACCACGTGTGAGAGAAATACACTTGGAAaacaataaactgaaaaaaatccctTCAGGATTACAAGAGTTGAAATACCTCCAG ATAATCTTCCTTCATTCTAATTCAATTACGAAAGTGGGAGTGAATGACTTCTGCCCCACAGTGCCAAAGATGAAGAAGTCTTTATACAGTGCAATAAGTTTATTCAACAACCCAGTGAAGTATTGGGAAGTACAACCTGCAACATTTCGTTGTGTTTTGAGCAGAATGAGTGTTCAGCTTGGGAACTTCAGAAAGTAA